In one Heteronotia binoei isolate CCM8104 ecotype False Entrance Well chromosome 1, APGP_CSIRO_Hbin_v1, whole genome shotgun sequence genomic region, the following are encoded:
- the ADGRF3 gene encoding adhesion G-protein coupled receptor F3, with the protein MEGAAHGVLTGLCSSYRIKALEWIKGCLRVFATSGTIRGTAYIKLTSVAPATTDSAEAQSTLSIVSVPRTVAGTTSTIISLAVTTECDPLQRGSWNCRCLPGYWWNNDFCANLQACEDGGIFQPFVSILLPSPCQCLRWTSSNTGYCQSLFSAWKVSESSTLPPKQASVGANDDLTLSFSLGEGATNVKWYLLSPERSEAKAIRTGTEVMLVQSSSKAVLTVSSPSPDWAGEYICRYWNGKALQELRQKVTVPLVAADIVQTLSQVSMNCSSPDRVSLQCCIRNRGVALNASWTPGAPNPVNLVGSEDPLCHSLVLDSCPSSDTMYQCTFEGGGLGSTQTTVALSVIQDGDLFCAGENLQGRWNVTKAGRVAEILCPEGREGMMLRSCFSNGTWGAVQNNCTSKELRSTLREAQIYPALQLLRAGLGSPESEIPFMIEWLKMEMMPSHNQQIYPMDLLTLVITMDVISQVAMDSNMRLDSTSVTDLLDAVNWMLDLDPETTWSEVQARRQSTGSMFLQAIEGLTSLLIPPAQELSFTLPNLELQSSMFNLTWVDDFTKTFDTDPPLCSHISREELEDVVQREHNIIVSSLVLKNMDRILPGHYGADSSHVLGSLLMFNTITPHNGSVRQVDIEMMFGLWNTTRNMEEKLAAQCVFWDHSLLEGIGGWSSQGCRSSSTEMVANCSCQRLASFSVLMSSHLMPDSFALTVLSNFGVCVTILTIAASLLIYCLVWTSVVKNKISCFRYTTLVNISFSLLMGSLWFLGVSRASHENKLCVAVAFFTHFFYLAVFFWKLVQALILCHQLILDFHHPSIRTAVPAMVAVGYVCPLVLAGATVAAFFPRQSYLQETTCWLSFRSKAIYAFCVPILVILTVNLLILFVVLLKLMRRSEGPQGEEKKALLSIFKALLILTPVFGVTWVLGIITMTAAASQSIRYAFAILNSLQGLFVLVFVCLMDKEVWEALQKRRCWSRTHRINLFQIKE; encoded by the exons TTTGCGTGTGTTTGCTACTTCAGGCACCATTCGTGGTACTGCCTACATCAAGCTGACCTCAGTGGCCCCTGCTACCACGGACTCAGCTGAGGCTCAGAGTACACTCAGTATTGTGAGTGTCCCCCGGACAGTTGCTGGCACAACAAGCACCATCATCAGCCTTGCTGTAACTACAG AGTGTGATCCATTGCAGAGAGGTAGCTGGAACTGCCGCTGCCTTCCAGGTTATTGGTGGAACAATGACTTCTGTGCAAATTTGCAGGCCTGTGAAGATGGTGGCATCTTCCAGCCCTTCGTCTCCATCCTCCTCCCATCCCCTTGCCAGTGTCTTCGCTGGACTTCTTCAAACACGGGTTACTGCCAGTCACTCTTCTCAGCCTGGAAAG TCTCAGAAAGTTCTACGCTGCCCCCCAAACAAGCTTCTGTGGGAGCCAACGATGACTTGACTCTCTCCTTCAGCTTGGGAGAAGGAGCCACTAATGTGAAGTGGTACTTGCTCAGTCCTGAGCGGAGTGAGGCAAAGGCGATCCGCACTGGGACGGAAGTGATGCTAGTGCAAAGCAGCTCAAAGGCTGTGCTGactgtctcctctccctccccagacTGGGCTG GAGAATATATCTGCCGCTACTGGAATGGAAAGGCCCTACAGGAACTGAGGCAAAAGGTTACAGTCCCCCTTGTAGCAGCAGACATTGTCCAGACCCTGTCCCAAGTCTCTATGAACTGCAGTTCCCCAGATAGAGTGTCGCTGCAGTGCTGCATCCGGAACAGAGGGGTTGCATTAAATGCATCTTGGACTCCTGGAGCTCCAAACCCAG TTAACTTGGTGGGCTCTGAAGACCCGCTCTGCCACTCCCTTGTCTTGGATTCCTGTCCCAGCAGCGACACCATGTACCAGTGCACGTTTGAAGGTGGAGGCCTTGGATCCACACAAACCACTGTGGCTCTGAGCGTGATTCAAG ATGGAGATCTCTTTTGCGCCGGCGAGAACCTGCAAGGGAGGTGGAATGTGACAAAGGCAGGGCGAGTGGCTGAGATCCTGTGCCCTGAGGGCAGAGAGGGGATGATGCTGCGGAGCTGCTTCTCCAACGGGACCTGGGGAGCCGTTCAAAATAACTGTACAAGCAAGGAGCTACGCTCCACGTTGCGCGAGGCTCAG ATATATCCTGCTCTACAGTTACTGCGGGCAGGGCTGGGCAGCCCCGAAAGTGAGATCCCTTTCATGATTGAGTGGCTGAAGATGGAGATGATGCCCAGCCACAACCAGCAGATCTACCCTATGGACCTCTTGACTCTGGTTATCACCATGGATGTCATCTCTCAGGTGGCTATGGATTCCAACATGCGGCTAGACAGCACTTCTGTGACT GACTTGCTGGATGCTGTCAACTGGATGTTGGACTTAGACCCTGAGACCACATGGTCTGAGGTCCAGGCTCGGAGGCAGTCAACTGGCTCCATGTTCCTGCAGGCGATTGAGGGCCTCACTAGCCTTCTGATACCTCCAGCCCAGGAGCTCAGCTTCACCCTCCCCAACCTTGAACTCCAGAGCTCCATGTTTAACTTGACTTGGGTTGATGACTTCACCAAAACCTTTGACACGGATCCACCGCTCTGCTCTCATATCTCCAGAGAAGAGCTGGAAGACGTGGTGCAAAGAGAGCACAATATCATCGTCAGCAGCCTGGTACTGAAGAATATGGATCGCATCCTGCCAGGGCATTATGGGGCGGACTCCAGCCACGTCCTTGGGAGTTTATTGATGTTCAACACCATCACACCCCATAATGGGAGCGTGAGACAGGTCGATATTGAGATGATGTTCGGCCTCTGGAACACAACCCGCAACATGGAGGAGAAGCTGGCTGCCCAGTGCGTGTTCTGGGATCACAGCTTGCTTGAGGGGATAGGAGGCTGGTCTTCCCAGGGATGCCGGTCTTCCAGCACAGAAATGGTTGCTAATTGTTCCTGCCAGcgccttgcttccttctctgtccTCATGTCCTCCCACCTCATGCCTGACAGCTTTGCCTTGACCGTCCTGAGCAACTTTGGGGTCTGTGTCACTATCCTCACCATTGCTGCCAGCCTGTTAATCTACTGTCTTGTCTGGACTTCCGTGGTGAAGAACAAG ATCTCCTGCTTCCGCTACACCACCCTGGTTAACATCTCCTTCTCTCTGCTGATGGGGAGCTTGTGGTTTCTGGGTGTCTCCAGAGCCAGTCATGAGAACAAGCTTTGTGTGGCTGTTGCTTTCTTCACCCACTTCTTCTACCTGGCCGTATTCTtttggaagctggttcaggctcTCATACTCTGCCACCAGCTGATCCTTGATTTCCACCACCCGTCCATCAGGACTGCCGTGCCTGCTATGGTCGCCGTAGGCTACGTCTGCCCTCTAGTCCTAGCTGGAGCTACGGTGGCCGCCTTCTTCCCTAGGCAGAGCTACCTCCAGGAAACCACCTGCTGGCTCAGCTTTCGCAGCAAAGCGATCTACGCCTTCTGTGTTCCAATCCTGGTCATTCTGACCGTTAACCTCCTGATCCTCTTTGTGGTGCTGCTCAAGCTGATGAGACGGTCGGAGGGGCCccaaggagaggaaaagaaggctCTGCTCAGCATTTTCAAAGCCCTGCTGATCCTCACACCAGTCTTCGGGGTGACTTGGGTGCTGGGGATCATCACCATGACAGCGGCTGCCTCCCAGTCTATCCGTTACGCATTTGCTATTCTCAATTCACTCCAG GGGTTATTCGTTCTGGTCTTTGTCTGcctaatggacaaggag GTGTGGGAAGCTCTCCAGAAGCGCCGGTGCTGGTCACGCACACATAGGATAAATTTATTTCAG ATCAAAGAGTGA